Part of the Paenibacillus guangzhouensis genome is shown below.
TCTTCAGATCCAGATTACCGCCTAAATTCGGCTGTACACTTTGTTCCATCATTTTGACGATGTTTTGCCCGTTCTGCGTCGCTTGGTCATTCGACATCTTGAGCAGCCTGAGGCCAACAGCCTGGGACAGACTGTTCTGTTTCATCACGGTTGATAAGGTGGAAATGTTCATCGTTGATAGCCTCCTCGCAAATCACATTACTTATATATTATCGGTATGGATTGTGTTTCCTGTGAATCCTTTGACTGAAGCATTTAGATAATCGTCTCAATATTCCGGTCCAGATTGCGATATTGAATCGCCTCAGCAATATGGGCGACATCGATTTGATCCTTGCAATCTAGGTCAGCAATGGTTCGAGCAAGCTTCAAGATTCGATCATTGGCTCGTAGACTAAGACCTAATGTCTCATAGGTATGCTCTAGTAGTTGATCCGCCTCTCGTGTAGGCTTTGTATATTTTCGGAAATAAGATCCGCTTAACTCACTATTCCACGCAATCGGTAGATTCTGATAACGATGTAGTTGAATCGCTTGCGCAGCAAGAACCCGTTCGAGCATCTGAGCGGAAGACATCGGATTCTCGTCCTGACGGTGATTGAGCACACGTGGCACCTCTACCTGTAGATCGATGCGATCCAATAAAGGTCCAGAGATCCGTGATCGATATGCAGCGATTTTGTTCAAACTGCAGGTACAGCGTTGTCTAGTCGTCTCGGCTCCCCAGTAACCGCATGGACAAGGGTTCATGGAAGCCGCGAGAAGGAAATGCGATGGATACTTATAGACAGCTCTGGTACGACTAATCGTAACGGCTCGTTCTTCCAATGGTTGTCGAAGCACCTCGAGTACATTTCGCGTGAACTCTGGTAATTCGTCAAGGAAGAGGACACCTTTATGTGAGAGACTGACTTCACCAGGTTTGGGTATTGATCCCCCTCCTATGAGACCACCAGCAGAGATGGTATGGTGGGGAGCACGGAAAGGCCGTTTCCGAAGAAGTCCGCCGTGTACATCGTTCAATTTACCAGCTACACTATAGATTTTCGTTACTTCGAGTGCTTCGTTCTCCAGCAGCGGAGGGAGAATGGTGGGGAGTCTGCGAATGAGCATGGTTTTACCCGTACCCGGTGGACCTACTAATAGAATGTTATGCATCCCCGCTGCCGCGATGATAAGCGCACGTTTAATCTGATGATGGCCGATGACATCTGCGTAATCTTCCGCAATGGCTGCATTCGAAAAGGATTCGAGTGCAGGAGTGGGCTGAGCAGTAGAATCAAATTGAAGCTTGGTAAGATCTAGGGGGACTACGCATTGGGGCTCTTGATAGAACTCTCTTAGATGATGAATGGCGTAAATATCCATATCCTTAATCATTGCGGCTTCGAGGGCATTATCGGCCGCGATCATGACACGGCGAATACCACGCCGTTTGGCATGCTCAATCATTGGAAGTACACCGTGGATAGGTCTGACTTCGCCGTTAAGCGACAACTCACCGATAATCAAGAATTGATCCAGCTTATCGATTCGTACCTGCTCGCTCGTTGACAGAATACCTAGCGCAATCGCAAGATCAAAGGCAGAGCCTTCTTTGCGCAGGTCGGCTGGTGCGAGATTGACCGTAATGCGGGCAAGTGGGAAGGTGAATCCACAATTTTTAATGGCTGCTCTCACACGATCGATTGACTCTCTTATCGCTGAATCGGGTAAACCTACAATCGCCATGTGGGGAATCCCGTTGCTAATATCAACCTCAACATGAATAATTCTTCCATCCACGCCGTAGACACAAGCGCTGTTTATTTTTCCGTACATAACACAAAAACACCCTTTCCACGCTAAATTCGCGGAAAAAGGTGCTTCCTCATTTCCATGTTCGGATATTACACTTATCTTTGACTCTACTTATTTAATCAAAATAGGCAAATCATGTCAATCCCATCATGTTATTGATGTGATCGTTACAAAAAGGATGTAGTGCAATTAATTGGCAATCGTCTTTAGCCATATGTTACAATAATGCCTATATCATTACTTCTCGAACATTCGTGAGGATCTGAGAGGTGACTGGCCCAATGGACAATCCAAGAGTAAC
Proteins encoded:
- a CDS encoding YjfB family protein; the encoded protein is MNISTLSTVMKQNSLSQAVGLRLLKMSNDQATQNGQNIVKMMEQSVQPNLGGNLDLKI
- a CDS encoding YifB family Mg chelatase-like AAA ATPase, with amino-acid sequence MYGKINSACVYGVDGRIIHVEVDISNGIPHMAIVGLPDSAIRESIDRVRAAIKNCGFTFPLARITVNLAPADLRKEGSAFDLAIALGILSTSEQVRIDKLDQFLIIGELSLNGEVRPIHGVLPMIEHAKRRGIRRVMIAADNALEAAMIKDMDIYAIHHLREFYQEPQCVVPLDLTKLQFDSTAQPTPALESFSNAAIAEDYADVIGHHQIKRALIIAAAGMHNILLVGPPGTGKTMLIRRLPTILPPLLENEALEVTKIYSVAGKLNDVHGGLLRKRPFRAPHHTISAGGLIGGGSIPKPGEVSLSHKGVLFLDELPEFTRNVLEVLRQPLEERAVTISRTRAVYKYPSHFLLAASMNPCPCGYWGAETTRQRCTCSLNKIAAYRSRISGPLLDRIDLQVEVPRVLNHRQDENPMSSAQMLERVLAAQAIQLHRYQNLPIAWNSELSGSYFRKYTKPTREADQLLEHTYETLGLSLRANDRILKLARTIADLDCKDQIDVAHIAEAIQYRNLDRNIETII